One genomic segment of Nostoc flagelliforme CCNUN1 includes these proteins:
- a CDS encoding nucleotidyltransferase domain-containing protein, whose protein sequence is MAPHFPLTTHFEELLKNIQPPEDRIKMAQRLPRLVRSYIKASQTFLTVTPHTRLAGSYAQNMVVGEVKDVDTLVRVWGDPKANEPEAKQLIWNLKKLLDGLPAYLGYEGYAETQIEVERARRSIHVYFKDEDFHLDFVPCVAPDGFKNVLYVPDRGFNEWIASHPIGYITLLNKLNQQHGKKVKPLGKLLKHFRDHQMKNRKPKSYWLGALLLYHVQTHSLDTDACLGVLFRDLLDAIYCQYDHLLWTSDTATPNIPDPVLNHNISWNWSRTHFETFMCRIDEGRQWAAKALDADDRDEAIVYWQKIFGEGYFPSEVETAASSLAKAALPGKSLVSPTGMILSSQPASGLYTETQPTKFHGIEQV, encoded by the coding sequence ATGGCTCCACATTTCCCACTGACTACTCACTTTGAGGAACTGCTAAAGAATATTCAGCCTCCTGAAGATCGTATCAAAATGGCTCAACGGCTACCTCGACTAGTCCGTAGTTACATTAAGGCGAGTCAGACGTTTCTCACAGTGACTCCTCACACCCGGCTTGCAGGCTCCTACGCTCAAAACATGGTTGTCGGGGAGGTTAAGGATGTTGATACGCTAGTTCGCGTTTGGGGAGACCCAAAGGCAAATGAACCTGAAGCAAAGCAATTAATCTGGAATTTGAAAAAGCTGTTAGATGGTCTACCAGCATACCTTGGCTATGAAGGCTATGCAGAAACCCAAATTGAGGTTGAGCGGGCACGTCGCTCAATTCATGTCTACTTTAAGGACGAGGATTTTCACCTAGACTTTGTTCCCTGTGTTGCCCCGGATGGCTTCAAGAATGTGCTGTATGTACCGGATCGCGGCTTCAATGAATGGATTGCTTCCCATCCCATTGGTTATATCACTCTGCTTAACAAGTTGAACCAACAGCACGGTAAGAAAGTTAAGCCTTTGGGCAAGCTATTGAAACACTTCCGCGATCATCAGATGAAAAATCGAAAGCCCAAGAGCTACTGGCTTGGTGCGCTGCTGCTATATCACGTTCAAACACACAGTCTAGATACGGATGCCTGTTTGGGAGTGCTGTTCCGTGATCTGCTAGATGCGATCTACTGCCAATACGATCACTTGCTTTGGACAAGCGATACTGCCACCCCCAACATCCCTGATCCAGTACTGAATCACAATATCTCCTGGAATTGGAGCCGGACTCACTTTGAAACATTTATGTGCCGAATTGATGAGGGACGACAATGGGCGGCAAAGGCACTGGATGCGGATGATCGTGATGAGGCGATTGTATACTGGCAGAAAATTTTTGGCGAGGGATACTTCCCATCAGAGGTGGAAACAGCAGCTTCCAGCCTCGCCAAGGCCGCACTTCCTGGCAAGTCTCTCGTTAGCCCGACTGGAATGATTCTGTCGAGCCAGCCTGCTTCAGGTTTATACACTGAAACTCAACCGACTAAATTTCATGGGATTGAGCAAGTTTGA
- a CDS encoding mCpol domain-containing protein produces MSENLLICIGDGDNIGDVIDFYLLSENLAEASKFSFKVKAAIEKIAEFAQNEMNASLVYVAGDDICFTVQANLNILSNLVCYSNFFLKTTGKTMSFGVGQTSVEAVVSLRKAKVSGKGRVINFRGGDN; encoded by the coding sequence GTGTCTGAAAATTTACTTATTTGTATAGGTGATGGCGACAATATAGGCGATGTAATTGATTTTTACTTACTATCAGAGAATCTTGCAGAAGCTAGTAAATTTTCATTTAAAGTAAAGGCAGCTATAGAGAAAATAGCGGAATTTGCTCAAAATGAAATGAATGCTTCCTTAGTTTATGTAGCTGGTGACGATATATGCTTCACGGTTCAAGCAAATCTTAATATCTTAAGCAACTTAGTTTGCTACTCCAATTTCTTTTTAAAAACCACCGGTAAAACCATGTCATTTGGTGTAGGTCAAACATCAGTTGAAGCAGTAGTTTCTTTGAGAAAAGCAAAGGTATCTGGCAAAGGTCGTGTGATCAATTTTAGAGGCGGTGACAATTGA